In Candidatus Sedimenticola sp. (ex Thyasira tokunagai), the following proteins share a genomic window:
- a CDS encoding permease has translation MSKSSLILSQTPALKVPLRFFLTAPLFGVAVAVAMLWQGASIFTTRWSSGLLAINHLLVLGYIGMVMQGALLQIVSVVLGERPPHVDRLSMLMHLFLTAGTLLLAAGFLMGSATAMQFAILLLALSFLLFFGSIVSVLPAGAARHDVKVGVALALGCLVVTLISGVWLAMGYGWNEIAPARQLTDLHLAWGLLGWIGVLVVTVAYEVVPMFQVTPAYPKRISRWLGLTIFVSLIAWSSWMLSAPTIFSGVGGLLLAVGFSLFASTTLWLQLKRKKKQADSTIWFWRCAMLSLLAAIFCWMTAQFFPVLMKNSAYPMLLAVLMIVGFAVSVINGMLYKILPFLTWVHLTMMATEHKASRRLIPNIKKIISEPPTRIQFALHLLALLLMALCAWRASLFLLPAAVVFAASNLLLWWNLIGALRVYNRVTMEIEAASLPGR, from the coding sequence GCCGTTGCGTTTCTTTCTCACCGCGCCCCTGTTTGGGGTCGCAGTCGCCGTTGCCATGCTCTGGCAGGGTGCGTCGATCTTTACCACTCGCTGGTCATCCGGCCTGCTGGCCATCAACCACCTGCTGGTACTCGGTTATATCGGTATGGTGATGCAAGGGGCGCTGCTTCAGATTGTCTCTGTCGTACTGGGAGAGAGGCCGCCTCATGTAGATCGGCTCAGCATGCTGATGCACCTTTTTTTAACCGCGGGTACCCTGCTACTTGCCGCTGGTTTTCTGATGGGCTCAGCGACTGCGATGCAGTTCGCAATCCTTCTTCTCGCCCTATCCTTTCTCCTCTTCTTCGGTTCCATTGTCAGCGTACTGCCCGCCGGTGCTGCTCGACATGATGTGAAGGTTGGAGTCGCTTTGGCGCTTGGTTGTCTGGTAGTAACCTTGATATCGGGCGTCTGGCTAGCCATGGGCTATGGCTGGAATGAGATAGCACCAGCGCGACAATTGACGGACTTACACCTTGCCTGGGGCCTATTGGGCTGGATCGGCGTCCTGGTGGTTACCGTCGCCTATGAGGTCGTACCAATGTTTCAGGTAACACCAGCCTATCCCAAGCGGATCAGTCGCTGGCTGGGGCTAACCATATTTGTCAGCCTGATTGCCTGGTCAAGCTGGATGCTATCTGCTCCAACCATCTTCTCCGGGGTCGGCGGCCTGCTGCTGGCCGTTGGCTTTTCCCTCTTTGCATCAACCACCCTCTGGCTTCAGCTCAAACGAAAGAAGAAGCAAGCAGACAGCACCATCTGGTTCTGGCGCTGTGCAATGCTCAGCCTGCTTGCCGCCATTTTCTGCTGGATGACCGCGCAGTTTTTTCCCGTATTAATGAAAAATTCAGCCTACCCAATGCTGCTGGCAGTTTTAATGATCGTTGGTTTTGCAGTATCGGTAATCAACGGCATGCTCTACAAGATCCTTCCGTTTCTCACCTGGGTTCATCTCACCATGATGGCAACGGAACACAAGGCCAGCCGTCGCCTGATCCCCAATATCAAGAAGATCATTTCCGAACCCCCCACCCGCATCCAGTTTGCCCTGCATCTGCTGGCGCTTCTGCTTATGGCGCTCTGCGCCTGGCGGGCATCCCTGTTTTTGCTTCCGGCAGCAGTAGTTTTTGCTGCCTCCAACCTCCTTTTGTGGTGGAACCTGATCGGAGCACTCAGAGTTTATAATAGGGTGACGATGGAGATCGAAGCGGCCTCACTCCCAGGTAGATAA